In the Streptomyces sp. NBC_00525 genome, one interval contains:
- a CDS encoding MoaD/ThiS family protein — MSVKVRIPTILRTYTGGQAEVPAEGANVSEVIASLEQNHPGIGARVLDDQGNLRRFVNVYVNDDDVRFEGGLEAATPDGANISIIPAVAGGC; from the coding sequence ATGAGCGTCAAGGTCCGTATCCCCACCATCCTCCGCACCTACACGGGCGGCCAGGCCGAGGTGCCCGCCGAGGGCGCGAACGTCTCCGAGGTCATCGCCTCGCTGGAGCAGAACCACCCCGGCATCGGCGCCCGCGTCCTGGACGACCAGGGCAACCTGCGCCGCTTCGTCAACGTGTACGTGAACGACGACGACGTCCGCTTCGAGGGCGGCCTGGAAGCGGCCACCCCGGACGGCGCCAACATCTCGATCATCCCGGCCGTGGCCGGCGGCTGCTGA
- a CDS encoding cold-shock protein → MAQGTVKWFNAEKGYGFIAVDGGADVFVHYSAIQMDGYRTLEEGQRVEFEISQGQKGPQADMVKLAVG, encoded by the coding sequence ATGGCTCAGGGCACCGTCAAGTGGTTCAACGCGGAGAAGGGGTACGGCTTCATCGCGGTCGACGGTGGTGCGGATGTATTCGTCCACTACAGCGCGATCCAGATGGACGGCTACCGCACCCTCGAAGAAGGTCAGCGGGTCGAGTTCGAGATCTCGCAGGGCCAGAAGGGGCCGCAGGCGGACATGGTCAAGCTCGCCGTCGGCTGA
- the groL gene encoding chaperonin GroEL (60 kDa chaperone family; promotes refolding of misfolded polypeptides especially under stressful conditions; forms two stacked rings of heptamers to form a barrel-shaped 14mer; ends can be capped by GroES; misfolded proteins enter the barrel where they are refolded when GroES binds), giving the protein MAKIIAFDEEARRGLERGMNQLADAVKVTLGPKGRNVVLEKKWGAPTITNDGVSIAKEIELEDPYEKIGAELVKEVAKKTDDVAGDGTTTATVLAQALVREGLRNVAAGANPMALKRGIEKAVEAVSAALLEQAKDVETKEQIASTASISAADTQIGELIAEAMDKVGKEGVITVEESQTFGLELELTEGMRFDKGYISAYFATDMERMESSLDDPYILIVNSKVSNVKDLLPLLEKVMQSGKPLLIIAEDVEGEALSTLVVNKIRGTFKSVAVKAPGFGDRRKAMLGDIAILTGGTVISEEVGLKLENAGLDLLGRARKVVITKDETTIVDGAGDSDQVQGRVNQIRAEIENSDSDYDREKLQERLAKLAGGVAVIKAGAATEVELKERKHRIEDAVRNAKAAVEEGIVAGGGVALLQASAVFEKLELEGDEATGANAVKLALEAPLKQIAVNGGLEGGVVVEKVRNLAVGHGLNAATGEYVDMIAEGILDPAKVTRSALQNAASIAALFLTTEAVIADKPEKAAAAAPGGMPGGDMDF; this is encoded by the coding sequence ATGGCCAAGATCATCGCGTTCGACGAGGAGGCCCGGCGCGGTCTCGAGCGCGGCATGAACCAGCTCGCCGACGCCGTCAAGGTCACCCTTGGCCCCAAGGGTCGCAACGTCGTCCTCGAGAAGAAGTGGGGCGCCCCCACGATCACCAACGATGGTGTCTCCATCGCCAAGGAGATCGAGCTGGAGGACCCGTACGAGAAGATCGGTGCGGAGCTGGTCAAGGAGGTCGCCAAGAAGACGGACGACGTCGCCGGCGACGGTACGACCACTGCCACCGTTCTCGCCCAGGCGCTCGTCCGCGAGGGTCTGCGCAACGTGGCCGCGGGTGCGAACCCGATGGCTCTCAAGCGGGGCATCGAGAAGGCCGTCGAGGCCGTCTCCGCCGCCCTCCTGGAGCAGGCCAAGGACGTGGAGACCAAGGAGCAGATCGCTTCGACCGCCTCCATCTCCGCCGCCGACACCCAGATCGGCGAGCTGATCGCCGAGGCCATGGACAAGGTCGGCAAGGAAGGCGTCATCACCGTCGAGGAGTCCCAGACCTTCGGTCTGGAGCTGGAGCTCACCGAGGGTATGCGCTTCGACAAGGGCTACATCTCGGCGTACTTCGCCACCGACATGGAGCGCATGGAGTCGTCCCTGGACGACCCGTACATCCTGATCGTCAACTCCAAGGTCAGCAACGTGAAGGACCTCCTTCCGCTGCTGGAGAAGGTCATGCAGTCCGGCAAGCCGCTGCTGATCATCGCCGAGGACGTCGAGGGCGAGGCCCTGTCGACCCTGGTCGTCAACAAGATCCGCGGCACCTTCAAGTCCGTCGCCGTCAAGGCTCCGGGCTTCGGCGACCGCCGCAAGGCCATGCTCGGTGACATCGCCATCCTCACGGGCGGCACCGTCATCTCCGAGGAGGTCGGCCTCAAGCTGGAGAACGCCGGTCTCGACCTGCTCGGCCGCGCCCGCAAGGTCGTCATCACCAAGGACGAGACGACGATCGTCGACGGCGCCGGTGACAGCGACCAGGTCCAGGGCCGCGTCAACCAGATCCGTGCCGAGATCGAGAACTCCGACTCGGACTACGACCGCGAGAAGCTCCAGGAGCGTCTGGCGAAGCTGGCCGGCGGCGTGGCCGTCATCAAGGCCGGTGCCGCCACCGAGGTCGAGCTCAAGGAGCGCAAGCACCGCATCGAGGACGCGGTGCGCAACGCCAAGGCCGCCGTCGAGGAGGGCATCGTCGCCGGTGGTGGCGTGGCTCTGCTCCAGGCCTCGGCCGTCTTCGAGAAGCTGGAGCTGGAGGGTGACGAGGCGACCGGCGCCAACGCCGTGAAGCTCGCCCTGGAGGCCCCGCTCAAGCAGATCGCCGTCAACGGTGGTCTCGAGGGTGGCGTCGTCGTGGAGAAGGTTCGCAACCTGGCCGTCGGCCACGGCCTGAACGCCGCGACCGGCGAGTACGTCGACATGATCGCCGAGGGCATCCTCGACCCGGCGAAGGTCACGCGCTCCGCGCTGCAGAACGCCGCGTCGATCGCCGCGCTGTTCCTCACCACCGAGGCCGTCATCGCCGACAAGCCGGAGAAGGCCGCCGCGGCCGCTCCGGGCGGCATGCCGGGCGGTGACATGGACTTCTGA
- a CDS encoding TetR/AcrR family transcriptional regulator — MDCGGDPRGREAETVTGTEGPGGLDPRTLWLGHDRPRRGRRPAFSREAITAAAIALADSEGIDAVTMRRVAAEVGAGVMSLYSYAPDKETLLDLMIDHVSGELPTTGPLTGDWRADLKNIGRLQRAHMLRHPWLPAAVQARRSLGPRTLDFLEHALAALRPSGLDGAARLEVFAQLTSFVAAHASYEIGQARAAGEPGRAAAEALYLAEVAADGRHPELAEALATAGRPVTPEAMFDRFLTRLVDGLDAG, encoded by the coding sequence ATGGACTGCGGAGGCGATCCGAGGGGGAGAGAGGCGGAGACCGTGACCGGCACCGAAGGGCCCGGCGGCCTGGACCCGAGAACGCTCTGGCTGGGGCACGACCGCCCCCGGCGCGGACGGCGGCCCGCGTTCAGCCGCGAGGCGATCACCGCGGCCGCGATCGCCCTCGCGGACTCCGAGGGCATCGACGCGGTCACCATGCGGCGGGTCGCCGCCGAGGTGGGCGCCGGCGTCATGTCGCTCTACAGCTACGCCCCCGACAAGGAGACGCTGCTCGACCTGATGATCGACCACGTCTCCGGTGAGCTGCCCACGACCGGCCCGCTCACCGGCGACTGGCGGGCCGACCTCAAGAACATCGGCCGCCTCCAGCGCGCCCATATGCTGCGCCATCCATGGCTGCCGGCCGCCGTGCAGGCCCGCCGCTCCCTGGGGCCCCGCACGCTGGACTTCCTGGAACACGCGCTCGCCGCCCTGCGGCCCAGCGGACTGGACGGGGCGGCCCGGCTGGAGGTCTTCGCCCAGCTCACCTCGTTCGTGGCGGCCCACGCGTCCTACGAGATCGGCCAGGCGCGGGCGGCCGGGGAGCCGGGGCGGGCGGCGGCCGAGGCGCTGTACCTGGCCGAGGTGGCGGCGGACGGCCGCCATCCGGAACTGGCGGAGGCGCTGGCGACGGCGGGGCGGCCGGTCACCCCGGAGGCCATGTTCGACCGGTTCCTCACCCGGCTCGTGGACGGCCTCGACGCGGGCTGA
- a CDS encoding CocE/NonD family hydrolase codes for MTRPTHDARSHTAWTPPAGKPPLASRLMRATWRGLPAARYAVGVERGLTVPAADGSPLVTDHYFPRAGGDFPTLLVRSPYGRGVPWSPQYGMLFAEQGFHVVLQSCRGTGGSGGDFHLWRNEAPDGRAAVAWLREQPWFDGRLGTVGPSYLGYTQEALALEPPPELRAMVVQVGLYDPYALFHTDGILNLETALAVGAGMTYQHRGLGPFVRATLRLQRAMRGIAAARPLRGAYAGALGEVPWLEEVMAHPDGDDAYWAGASVGAGAPGAPGAPGAPGAPGAPGAPEVSGAPGPAAVPTALITGWHDVLGRQSFEQYERLRRAGAEVSLLVGPWTHTSALQAGWSEVFAESLAWLRAHLCDDPSGLRPTPVRVHAGGEGGTVRDLEAWPPAARTASWYPTRDGHLTREAPTDAAPVASLRHDPADPTPSLGGPVLSRTAGARDNRSLEAREDVLTFTGPALTDPLTVLGPVSARVSAATDTGYGDIFVRLCDVDPEGRSTNVCDGVARLRTTGSDPARLTVPLGHTAHVFAPGHRIRWQIAPGAHPRYAPNPGTDMPRTEATEFVPIRVTVHADSELNLPVAGE; via the coding sequence ATGACCCGACCGACGCATGACGCCCGATCCCACACCGCGTGGACTCCGCCGGCCGGGAAGCCGCCGCTCGCCTCCCGGCTGATGCGCGCCACCTGGCGCGGCCTGCCCGCCGCGCGGTACGCGGTGGGCGTCGAGCGCGGGCTGACGGTCCCGGCGGCGGACGGCAGCCCGCTCGTCACCGACCACTACTTCCCGCGCGCCGGGGGCGACTTCCCGACGCTGCTGGTGCGGTCGCCGTACGGACGCGGAGTGCCGTGGTCCCCGCAGTACGGGATGCTCTTCGCCGAGCAGGGCTTCCACGTCGTGCTCCAGAGCTGCCGGGGCACCGGGGGCTCGGGCGGCGACTTCCACCTCTGGCGCAACGAGGCACCGGACGGCCGGGCGGCCGTGGCCTGGCTCCGCGAACAGCCGTGGTTCGACGGCCGGCTGGGCACGGTCGGCCCGAGCTACCTCGGCTACACGCAGGAGGCGCTGGCCCTCGAACCGCCCCCGGAACTGCGGGCGATGGTGGTGCAGGTGGGCCTGTACGACCCGTACGCCCTCTTCCATACGGACGGCATCCTGAACCTGGAGACGGCCCTCGCGGTGGGCGCCGGGATGACGTACCAGCACCGCGGCCTCGGCCCGTTCGTCCGGGCGACGCTGCGGCTGCAGCGGGCGATGCGCGGGATCGCCGCGGCGAGGCCGCTGCGGGGGGCGTACGCGGGGGCGCTGGGCGAGGTGCCGTGGCTGGAGGAGGTCATGGCCCACCCGGACGGGGACGACGCGTACTGGGCGGGCGCGTCCGTGGGGGCCGGAGCGCCCGGAGCGCCCGGAGCGCCCGGAGCGCCCGGAGCGCCCGGAGCGCCCGGAGCGCCCGAGGTGTCCGGGGCGCCCGGCCCGGCCGCCGTGCCCACCGCCCTGATCACCGGATGGCACGACGTCCTCGGGCGCCAGAGCTTCGAGCAGTACGAACGGCTGCGCCGCGCCGGCGCCGAGGTGTCCCTGCTCGTCGGCCCCTGGACCCACACCTCCGCGCTCCAGGCCGGCTGGTCCGAGGTGTTCGCCGAGTCCCTGGCCTGGCTGCGCGCCCATCTGTGCGACGACCCGTCCGGGCTGCGCCCGACGCCGGTGCGCGTGCACGCGGGGGGCGAGGGCGGCACCGTACGCGACCTCGAAGCGTGGCCCCCGGCCGCGCGCACGGCCTCCTGGTACCCGACGCGGGACGGCCACCTCACCCGCGAGGCGCCCACGGACGCCGCCCCCGTGGCCTCCCTGCGCCACGACCCGGCGGACCCGACGCCTTCACTCGGCGGCCCGGTGCTCTCCCGTACCGCCGGGGCGCGCGACAACAGGTCCCTGGAGGCGCGCGAGGACGTGCTGACCTTCACCGGACCCGCCCTGACGGACCCGCTCACCGTCCTCGGCCCGGTCTCCGCCCGCGTCAGCGCCGCCACGGACACGGGATATGGCGACATCTTCGTACGCCTGTGCGACGTGGACCCCGAGGGCCGCTCCACCAACGTCTGCGACGGCGTGGCCCGGCTCCGTACCACCGGCTCCGACCCCGCCCGCCTCACCGTCCCTCTGGGCCACACGGCCCACGTCTTCGCCCCCGGCCACCGCATCCGCTGGCAGATCGCTCCGGGCGCCCACCCCCGCTACGCCCCGAACCCCGGCACGGACATGCCGCGCACGGAGGCGACGGAGTTCGTCCCGATCCGCGTCACGGTGCACGCGGACTCGGAACTGAACCTGCCGGTGGCGGGGGAGTGA
- a CDS encoding maltokinase N-terminal cap-like domain-containing protein: protein MAVIHRTTLAPTKLELLADWLPTRAWYVGSPRPELVRSGGFRLDDPQGEVGMEFMVVTDTSGDGPTAYFVPLTYRGAALDEARDALVGTTEHGVLGKRWVYDGFHDPVLTAQLLALLDGRAEAQAQSVSDTPDPSIEHASEAGPFDTVTAQAADGPDGTDLTLTGGAVLHINRVLRPGALSLPEGATGHVSGPWRTPDDEEVRGIFAVLRTA, encoded by the coding sequence ATGGCTGTCATCCACCGCACCACCCTGGCTCCGACCAAGCTCGAACTGCTTGCCGACTGGCTGCCGACCCGCGCCTGGTACGTGGGTTCCCCGCGTCCGGAGCTCGTCCGGTCCGGCGGGTTCCGGCTGGACGATCCGCAGGGTGAGGTGGGCATGGAGTTCATGGTGGTCACCGACACCTCGGGCGACGGGCCGACCGCGTACTTCGTGCCGCTCACCTATCGGGGCGCCGCGCTCGACGAGGCGCGCGACGCGCTCGTCGGGACGACCGAGCACGGGGTGCTGGGGAAGCGGTGGGTGTACGACGGGTTCCACGACCCGGTCCTGACCGCGCAGCTCCTCGCCCTGCTCGACGGCCGTGCCGAAGCGCAGGCCCAGAGCGTCAGCGACACCCCGGACCCGAGCATCGAACACGCCTCGGAGGCGGGGCCGTTCGACACCGTAACCGCCCAGGCCGCCGATGGCCCGGACGGTACGGACCTCACCCTCACGGGTGGTGCCGTTCTCCACATCAACCGCGTCCTGCGCCCCGGCGCCCTGTCTCTCCCGGAGGGCGCGACGGGTCACGTCTCCGGCCCGTGGCGTACGCCGGACGACGAGGAGGTCCGGGGGATCTTCGCGGTGCTGCGTACGGCGTGA
- a CDS encoding VOC family protein, translating to MKLTGFYPVIGTAKLRESHAFYTRLLGFETTFEADWYVSLRRPEAPGYELALLDHTHPTVPADHRVPAQGLLLNFEVEDVDAEWDRLVTGEGLHPVLELRSEDFGQRHFIVADPNGVLIDVITPIAPTEEYRDQYVTG from the coding sequence ATGAAGCTGACCGGTTTCTATCCCGTGATCGGCACAGCGAAGCTGCGAGAGTCCCACGCCTTCTACACCCGCCTCCTGGGGTTCGAGACGACCTTCGAGGCCGACTGGTACGTCAGCCTGCGCCGCCCGGAAGCCCCCGGCTACGAACTCGCCCTCCTCGACCACACCCACCCCACCGTCCCCGCCGACCACCGCGTCCCCGCGCAGGGCCTGCTGCTCAACTTCGAGGTGGAGGACGTGGACGCGGAGTGGGACCGCCTCGTCACCGGCGAAGGACTGCACCCCGTCCTCGAACTGCGCAGCGAGGACTTCGGCCAGCGGCACTTCATCGTGGCCGACCCCAACGGGGTCCTGATCGACGTCATCACCCCGATCGCCCCCACGGAGGAGTATCGCGACCAGTACGTCACCGGCTGA
- a CDS encoding TetR/AcrR family transcriptional regulator, translating into MRQDGIRAQQRELTRQTLLREGRRLFSAGGYGAVGLAEIVGAAGVTKGALYHHFTGKAELFRAVLEEMQQEVGRRVAAAADAHDDPWDQLVAGCQEFLTVTTDPDIQRVMLVDGPAVLGWSEWRAMDEAASARHLADALTSLVEAGIIAPQPVAPLVHLLSGAMNEAALWLASSASGPEDLPHTQAALTRLLQALRAGTTPGRGGERDS; encoded by the coding sequence ATGCGACAGGACGGCATCCGGGCGCAGCAGCGGGAGCTGACCAGGCAGACGTTGCTGCGGGAGGGCCGGCGCCTGTTCTCGGCCGGTGGCTACGGCGCGGTGGGCCTGGCGGAGATCGTCGGGGCGGCCGGGGTGACGAAGGGCGCGCTGTATCACCACTTCACCGGCAAGGCGGAGCTGTTCCGTGCCGTCCTGGAGGAGATGCAGCAGGAAGTGGGGCGCCGGGTGGCCGCCGCCGCCGATGCCCACGACGATCCCTGGGACCAGTTGGTCGCCGGCTGCCAGGAGTTCCTCACGGTGACGACCGATCCGGACATCCAGCGCGTCATGCTGGTCGACGGGCCCGCCGTGCTGGGGTGGAGCGAGTGGCGGGCGATGGACGAGGCCGCCTCCGCCCGCCACCTCGCCGACGCGCTGACCTCCCTCGTCGAGGCGGGGATCATCGCCCCGCAGCCGGTCGCGCCCCTGGTCCACCTGCTGTCCGGCGCGATGAACGAGGCCGCCCTGTGGCTCGCCTCCTCCGCGTCCGGGCCCGAGGACCTGCCCCACACGCAAGCGGCACTGACGCGACTGCTGCAGGCGCTGCGCGCGGGCACGACGCCGGGGCGCGGAGGAGAGCGTGACAGCTAG
- a CDS encoding aminoglycoside phosphotransferase family protein: MHDDQVELTVEVVAALVGAQFPQWAGEPVRALASTGTVNAIFRIGDGLSARFPLRRVGADEALVVLEREARASAELAGVSPVPVPEPVALGRPGAGYPMPWSVQTWVPGRVALEEDPSGSDAFAEDLAGFVAALRTADTRGRVFDGDNRGGVLTDHDAWMARCFEESEGLLDVPRLRQIWSGLRELPRTAPDVMSHGDLIPGNVLVAGGRLGGVLDTGGFGAADPALDLVGAWHLLRAGPRQAFRRALGCDELEWERGKAWAFEQAMGLVWYYAESNPPMSELGRRTLTRILNATTPRP; encoded by the coding sequence ATGCACGATGACCAAGTCGAGTTGACCGTCGAGGTCGTCGCGGCCCTCGTGGGGGCGCAGTTTCCGCAGTGGGCGGGGGAGCCGGTTCGGGCGTTGGCGTCGACCGGGACGGTGAATGCGATCTTTCGCATCGGGGACGGTCTCTCCGCGCGGTTCCCGTTGCGGCGCGTCGGGGCCGACGAGGCGCTGGTCGTGCTGGAGCGGGAGGCGCGGGCGAGCGCGGAGTTGGCGGGGGTGTCGCCGGTCCCCGTTCCGGAGCCCGTCGCGCTGGGGCGGCCCGGCGCGGGGTATCCCATGCCGTGGTCGGTGCAGACGTGGGTGCCGGGGAGGGTCGCCCTGGAGGAGGACCCCAGCGGGTCGGACGCCTTCGCCGAGGATCTCGCGGGCTTCGTCGCCGCCCTGCGCACGGCCGATACGCGCGGGCGGGTCTTCGACGGTGACAACCGGGGCGGTGTCCTCACCGATCATGACGCGTGGATGGCGCGGTGCTTCGAGGAGAGCGAGGGCCTGCTCGACGTGCCCCGGCTCCGCCAGATCTGGTCCGGGCTGCGGGAGTTGCCGCGTACGGCGCCCGACGTGATGAGCCACGGAGACCTGATCCCCGGCAACGTGCTGGTCGCGGGAGGCCGACTCGGCGGCGTACTCGACACCGGGGGCTTCGGCGCGGCCGATCCCGCGCTGGACCTCGTCGGCGCCTGGCACCTGTTGCGGGCGGGCCCGCGGCAGGCGTTCCGGCGCGCACTGGGCTGCGACGAGCTGGAGTGGGAACGTGGCAAGGCGTGGGCGTTCGAGCAGGCGATGGGCCTGGTCTGGTACTACGCGGAGAGCAACCCACCGATGAGCGAACTGGGCCGCCGAACGCTGACCCGCATCCTGAACGCAACGACGCCCCGGCCGTAG
- a CDS encoding class I SAM-dependent methyltransferase, with translation MDRTVRTVEDVLTLLDGLFASESQADRGAATGDGRSFWDGFYADRSKPVPFFAAKPDENLSDCLNRGVITPGRALDLGCGPGRNALYLAAHGFDVDAVDLSPVAVAWGEERAAEAGVDVRFLCGDAFALPVIASSGRYDLVVDSGCFHHLPPHRRVSYLDLLDRVLAPGGHLALTCFAAGEAGMGSERSDADLYRERHLQGGLAYTPESLRWIFSDLEEIELRRMREEPPESQLFGVPFLWTALFRRDAAGS, from the coding sequence ATGGACCGGACCGTACGCACTGTCGAGGACGTACTCACGCTTCTGGACGGGCTCTTCGCCTCTGAGTCCCAGGCCGATCGCGGGGCGGCGACCGGTGACGGCCGGAGCTTCTGGGACGGCTTCTACGCCGACCGGTCAAAGCCCGTCCCCTTCTTCGCAGCAAAGCCGGACGAGAACCTGTCCGACTGCCTGAACCGGGGCGTGATCACACCCGGCCGGGCCCTGGATCTGGGCTGCGGGCCCGGTCGCAACGCCCTGTACCTCGCGGCGCACGGCTTCGACGTGGACGCGGTCGACCTCTCGCCCGTGGCCGTCGCATGGGGCGAGGAACGGGCGGCCGAGGCCGGGGTCGACGTCCGCTTCCTGTGCGGTGACGCCTTCGCGCTGCCCGTGATCGCGTCGAGCGGGCGGTACGACCTGGTCGTCGATTCGGGGTGCTTCCACCACCTGCCGCCCCACCGACGTGTCAGCTACCTAGATCTCCTCGACCGCGTCCTCGCGCCGGGCGGCCACCTCGCGCTCACGTGTTTCGCCGCCGGCGAGGCGGGGATGGGGTCCGAACGCAGCGACGCCGACCTCTACCGCGAACGCCACTTGCAGGGCGGCCTCGCCTATACCCCCGAATCGCTGCGCTGGATCTTCTCCGACCTGGAAGAGATCGAACTGCGCCGGATGCGGGAGGAACCGCCCGAGTCCCAGTTGTTCGGCGTGCCGTTCCTGTGGACGGCACTCTTCCGCCGGGACGCGGCGGGTTCGTAG
- a CDS encoding DUF397 domain-containing protein yields MKHTSTHYDLSTAVWRKSTYSGASGGDCLEVLDGIPNAVPIRDSKITEGPAVIFGAGAWQTFVSDLKLA; encoded by the coding sequence ATGAAGCACACCAGCACGCACTACGACCTCTCCACGGCCGTCTGGCGCAAGTCCACGTACAGCGGAGCCAGCGGCGGCGACTGCCTCGAAGTCCTCGACGGCATCCCCAACGCCGTCCCTATCCGCGACTCCAAGATCACCGAAGGGCCGGCCGTCATCTTCGGCGCGGGCGCCTGGCAGACGTTCGTTTCGGATCTCAAGCTCGCCTGA
- a CDS encoding DUF397 domain-containing protein produces the protein MKQTSTDYGLATSTWRKSTYSDGSGGNCLEVLDGIPNAVPVRDSKVTDGPAVVFRAAAWQTFVADVKTA, from the coding sequence ATGAAGCAGACGAGTACTGACTACGGCCTGGCCACGAGCACTTGGCGCAAGTCCACGTACAGTGACGGCAGCGGCGGCAACTGCCTCGAAGTCCTCGACGGCATCCCCAACGCCGTCCCCGTCCGCGACTCCAAGGTGACGGACGGCCCGGCCGTCGTGTTCCGCGCGGCCGCCTGGCAGACGTTCGTCGCGGACGTCAAGACCGCCTGA
- a CDS encoding helix-turn-helix domain-containing protein: MPGPKKLDPSSSPRALLGAELRHRREKAGLSQTELAERLFVSGSFIGQLESGVRRMQMEQAIQLDDFFDADGFFVRNCKALAKSKYPDHFAEAAEAEARATEIKEYAPQLIPGLLQTEAYARAVFRSYQPTAAESVIEDLVAGRLERTQLLSDPTTPMLWVVLDEGVLRRRVGSPKVMAEALRHVASLIRQHRIIAQVLPFAAGAHPAMGGSLKLMAFSDAPPLAYPDALGSGRLLDDPATVRQYELTYDLLVASALSPTASLALIESVAEDYEHEADEY; this comes from the coding sequence ATGCCAGGTCCCAAGAAGCTGGACCCCTCCTCCTCGCCGCGCGCCCTACTCGGCGCCGAACTGCGCCACCGAAGAGAGAAGGCGGGCCTCTCCCAGACGGAACTGGCCGAACGCCTCTTTGTCAGCGGCTCGTTCATCGGCCAGCTGGAGTCCGGCGTACGGCGGATGCAGATGGAACAAGCCATCCAGTTGGATGACTTCTTCGACGCTGACGGCTTCTTCGTACGGAACTGCAAGGCCCTCGCGAAGTCCAAGTACCCGGATCACTTCGCGGAGGCCGCTGAGGCGGAGGCCCGTGCGACGGAAATTAAGGAGTACGCGCCCCAGCTCATCCCCGGCCTGTTGCAGACGGAGGCGTACGCGCGCGCGGTGTTCCGGTCGTACCAGCCAACTGCTGCCGAAAGTGTGATCGAGGACCTGGTAGCGGGACGCCTCGAACGAACTCAGCTCCTCTCCGATCCAACAACCCCGATGTTGTGGGTCGTACTGGACGAAGGGGTGTTACGTCGACGGGTGGGCAGCCCGAAGGTCATGGCAGAGGCACTGCGTCACGTCGCCAGCCTGATAAGGCAGCATCGGATCATCGCGCAAGTACTGCCGTTCGCGGCGGGTGCGCACCCGGCAATGGGCGGCAGCCTCAAGCTCATGGCCTTCTCCGATGCACCGCCACTCGCCTACCCGGACGCCCTCGGTTCGGGCCGATTGCTGGACGATCCAGCGACCGTCAGGCAGTACGAACTGACCTACGATCTACTCGTGGCCAGCGCGCTTTCACCGACAGCGTCACTGGCTTTGATCGAGTCGGTGGCGGAGGATTACGAGCATGAAGCAGACGAGTACTGA
- a CDS encoding septum formation family protein — protein sequence MRNHLASSLAAAVLAALMLSGCATTDGEAKGSGPGVGESADSRDAMSDLPRGTPVPFSDLKVGMCSNFQGDVRSDEEVGTVDCATPHRFEILSEGTLPEGKDSPFPGDRGVMSAMRTVCEPVLEPLVSKNRGSIIGLLFVPLNKESWESGNRTGYCAVTFPEPKTGKLGKAA from the coding sequence ATGCGCAATCATCTCGCGTCGTCGCTGGCCGCAGCCGTCCTGGCAGCGCTGATGCTGTCGGGCTGCGCCACGACCGACGGTGAAGCGAAGGGCTCCGGCCCCGGGGTGGGGGAGTCTGCGGACTCCCGCGATGCGATGAGTGATCTGCCGCGCGGAACTCCCGTACCGTTTTCCGACCTCAAGGTCGGCATGTGCTCCAACTTCCAGGGCGATGTTCGGTCGGACGAAGAGGTCGGGACGGTGGACTGCGCGACGCCGCACCGCTTCGAGATCCTTTCCGAGGGCACGCTGCCGGAGGGCAAGGACAGTCCGTTTCCCGGTGATCGTGGTGTCATGAGCGCCATGCGTACGGTGTGCGAACCCGTGCTGGAGCCTCTTGTTTCGAAGAACCGGGGCTCCATCATCGGCCTGCTCTTCGTGCCGCTCAACAAGGAATCCTGGGAATCCGGAAACAGGACCGGCTACTGTGCCGTGACCTTCCCCGAACCCAAAACCGGAAAGCTCGGTAAAGCGGCGTGA